The genomic window TCTCGCGCTCTTATCGCCAGTATTGGAGCCGAAAGTTATCAAAGGCGATCGTGACGCTCTTCAGGCTGAACCACCCTAATTCATTCAACACCGAGCTGATTCAAGCCATTCAGCCGGTGGCCACCATCAAGACGCAGCATGGGGACCTGCTTTGCAAGTGCGGGCATGGACGGTTGCTGTGGCGGGCAAAAACCTTTCACACCGAGGAACCGGAAACCGTTCGCTGGCTGGACTCGATCAACCAGGACGATTGTCTTTGGGACGTAGGCGCCAATGTGGGCCTTTACTCAGTCTATGCCGCCCGGTTCAGAAAATGTCGCGTGTATGCCTTCGAGCCGGAATCACAAAATTTTGCGTTGCTGGTCGAAAACATTGCGCTGAATCAAGTCGGTGAGAATTGCCAGCCCGCCTGTCTCGCGATTTCCGAGAAGACCGGATTGGGAAACTTGCGCGTGCGTTACGTTACCAAGGGTGGAGCCTATAATTTATTCGACACGCCGGATTCGGATTTGGCGAAGGAGAAAGATTTGCCGGAAAGTATCAAAGCCGTAATGAAAAATACTTCGGAGAAATCATCCCTTCGACAAATGGTATGGGGAATTTCGTTGGACGACCTCCTGATCCACCACAAGCTGGAAGCGCCAACGCATCTGAAAATTGATGTGGATGGGCTTGAGCCCTGGATCATTCAAGGCGGGCAGACGCTGTTGGATCAAAAGCGGCTTCGCACCATCCTGATTGAGCTCAACAAGAAATCGAACCGGGATATGGCCATTCCTGAAAATCTTGCCAGCAAGGGCTTTCAACTGGCCTCTGAACGATGCAACTGGCTTTCGCGCGACGATCGCACCAAGGAAGAGATTCTGCCGGCCACCAATATGATTTTCACAAGATAGTTTTGAATGCCTCGCGGAAATTGCCTGTGTTGATTGCGGTGGTTGTTTCATCCCTATGTACGAAAGATTAGTCTGGACCCTGCCAAAAATGTGCCGAAGACCGGTGAAGGCCCTGGCGGGTTGGGCATTGCGATGTATTGCGGCAACTTTGCGCCTGTCGCCTTCCGCCAAGCGTCGCCTCGCGCAAGCATTGAGCTTTCGATATCGCGCCGTGATGGAAGCGTTGAATTCGATTCCGGATCAACGGCTCGCGAGGTCCGTCTTGTTTCTTTCCTTACGCCCCCATACACGCGAGGCAAAGTTTGCAGAAGCGGCACGGCTCGCTGGTTGGGACCCGCTTTTGATTCACACCGAGAACCTGAACTTCGACGCGGACAAGTATTTTCAATTTCACGCCCGAGTCGGAGACATGTTGCAATTGTTGATGCTCAGTTGGTTGTTCCGAGGTCCACTGATCCAGGTCTTTGCTCCCGACGGGGCGCAAGCGTATCTGCTGTGCATGGCGAAGATACGCCCTTTGATCCTGGACCTGAATGATACTTGTAAATCGCATGCTCTTGAAACACTGCCACGCGTCTGGGAACGGTGTGAACGCGATGCGATTAGAGCTACCGACGGAATGACGCACCGTGATCTCAGGGTAAAATACCTGCATGAATTGTACGGTTACCCGCTTCCACGACACAATATGCTCTTCATGGATGTATTGCCGGAAGTTCCTCCGCGTCTGAGCACGGCGCGGCAAGACGAAGAGATTCATGTCGTTTCCGTCGGTTGGGTAGGGAAGGGAGACAGCAGCATTTTGCGCACTATTCATGCACTTTGTGCCGACGGAATTCATGTTCACATGTACGTGAATCCCATGCAACGCAAGACGGACCCGGAAATACAGGCGTACTGGCGGCTTCACCAGCAGTCGCAGTATTTTCATTTCGAAAAACCGGTGTTTGGAGAAGCCTATTGGGAGGAATTGAGCCGTTATGATTTCGGACTCTCGGTGTCCGAGCCTCTCGTGTTCGGAATGACGCCCACTTCAGTCACCCTGGATAGTCTTCGCGGCGCCGGTTCATCTCGCCTAATGGATTATTTGCTCGCGGGCTTGGGGGTCATAATTTCTCCGGGGCTTGAGTTCCAGTG from Verrucomicrobiota bacterium includes these protein-coding regions:
- a CDS encoding FkbM family methyltransferase, producing the protein MSTSVDSGAIGSDVSRSYRQYWSRKLSKAIVTLFRLNHPNSFNTELIQAIQPVATIKTQHGDLLCKCGHGRLLWRAKTFHTEEPETVRWLDSINQDDCLWDVGANVGLYSVYAARFRKCRVYAFEPESQNFALLVENIALNQVGENCQPACLAISEKTGLGNLRVRYVTKGGAYNLFDTPDSDLAKEKDLPESIKAVMKNTSEKSSLRQMVWGISLDDLLIHHKLEAPTHLKIDVDGLEPWIIQGGQTLLDQKRLRTILIELNKKSNRDMAIPENLASKGFQLASERCNWLSRDDRTKEEILPATNMIFTR